One Poecile atricapillus isolate bPoeAtr1 chromosome 29, bPoeAtr1.hap1, whole genome shotgun sequence genomic window carries:
- the SLC39A14 gene encoding metal cation symporter ZIP14 isoform X3, which translates to MIPSVGPRSCCLLLLLCLLPCPQVWAGRDSTGVSAASFLQDLLQRYGESQTLSLKQLKALLNRLDVGVGHANVSQTPQQRLNLSRCFSSVELFAIHNLSEGSPVGHSEFKEFCPTILQQLESGACASENLENEENEQTEESRPSSAEVWGYGFLCVSVISLCSLVGASVVPFMKKTFYKRLLLYFIALAIGTLYSNALFQLIPEAFGFNPQEDYYVSKSAVVFGGFYLFFFTEKILKMLLKQKDQHHHGHSHYGPEALPSKKDREEGVTEKLQNGDLDHMIPHITSDLECKPPSGDEKAVVGSLSVQDLQASQSACYWLKEVRYSDIGTLAWMITLSDGLHNFIDGLAIGASFTVSVFQGISTSVAILCEEFPHELGDFVILLNAGMTIRQALFFNFISACCCYVGLAFGIVAGSHFSANWIFALAGGMFLYIALADMFPEMNEVSREDEQNGSALITFAIQNAGLLTGFTIMVLLTMYSGQIQIG; encoded by the exons ATGATCCCCAGCGTGGGCCcccggagctgctgcctgctcctgctgctctgcctcctcccctgcccGCAGGTCTGGGCGGGCAGGGACAGCACCGGAGTCTCCGCAGCCTCCTTCCTGCAGGATCTGCTCCAGCGCTATGGGGAGAGCCAGACTTTGAGCCTGAAGCAGCTCAAGGCGCTGCTGAACCGCCTGGATGTGGGAGTGGGCCACGCCAATGTCTCCCAAACGCCTCAGCAGCGCCTGAACCTCTCCCGG tGCTTCAGTTCCGTGGAGCTTTTCGCCATCCACAACCTGAGCGAGGGCTCCCCTGTGGGGCACAGCGAGTTCAAGGAGTTCTGCCCCAccatcctgcagcagctggagtcgGGGGCGTGCGCCTCCGAAAACCTGGAAAATGAGGAGAACGAGCAGACAGAGGAGAGCAGGCCCAGCTCAGCTGAAG TCTGGGGTTACGGTTTCCTCTGCGTCTCCGTCATCTCCCTGTGCTCGCTGGTGGGAGCCAGTGTGGTGCCCTTCATGAAGAAGACCTTTTACAAGCGGCTGCTCCTCTACTTCATAGCTCTGGCGATTGGAACTCTCTACTCCAACGCCCTCTTCCAGCTCATTCCCGAG gCGTTTGGATTCAACCCTCAGGAAGATTATTACGTTTCCAAATCCGCTGTGGTGTTCGGGGGCTTCTACCTCTTCTTCTTCACGGAGAAGATCCTGAAGATGCTCCTGAAGCAGAAGGACCAG CACCACCATGGGCACAGTCACTATGGCCCCGAGGCTCTGCCCTCCAAGAAGGACCGGGAGGAGGGGGtcacagagaagctgcagaacGGGGACCTGGACCACATGATCCCACACATCACCAGTGACCTGGAGTGCAAGCCCCCCTCTGGGGATGAGAAGGCTGTGGTGGGCTCCCTCTCTGTCCAG GACCTGCAGGCCTCCCAGAGCGCGTGCTACTGGCTGAAGGAGGTGAGGTACTCGGACATTGGGACGCTGGCCTGGATGATCACCCTCAGTGACGGCCTCCACAACTTCATTGACGGCCTGGCCATCGGCGCTTCCTTCACCGTGTCTGTCTTCCAAGGGATCAGCACCTCCGTGGCCATACTCTGCGAGGAGTTCCCACACGAGCTGG GGGACTTTGTGATCCTGCTGAATGCTGGGATGACCATTCGCCAGGCCCTCTTCTTCAATTTcatctctgcctgctgctgttaTGTGGGCCTGGCCTTCGGCATCGTGGCCGGCAGCCACTTCTCTGCCAACTGGATCTTTGCTCTGGCTGGAGGGATGTTCCTGTACATAGCACTGGCTGACATG TTCCCTGAGATGAACGAGGTCAGCCGGGAGGACGAGCAGAACGGCAGCGCCCTGATCACCTTCGCCATCCAGAACGCAGGGCTGCTGACAGGCTTCACCATCATGGTGCTGCTCACCATGTACTCAGGGCAGATCCAGATAGGGTAG
- the SLC39A14 gene encoding metal cation symporter ZIP14 isoform X1, producing the protein MGALPVPAAAHAPCAAPSGGGGSGSGGSLRCCGAGEPPGAGSWQPPTHPRHTMIPSVGPRSCCLLLLLCLLPCPQVWAGRDSTGVSAASFLQDLLQRYGESQTLSLKQLKALLNRLDVGVGHANVSQTPQQRLNLSRCFSSVELFAIHNLSEGSPVGHSEFKEFCPTILQQLESGACASENLENEENEQTEESRPSSAEVWGYGFLCVSVISLCSLVGASVVPFMKKTFYKRLLLYFIALAIGTLYSNALFQLIPEAFGFNPQEDYYVSKSAVVFGGFYLFFFTEKILKMLLKQKDQHHHGHSHYGPEALPSKKDREEGVTEKLQNGDLDHMIPHITSDLECKPPSGDEKAVVGSLSVQDLQASQSACYWLKEVRYSDIGTLAWMITLSDGLHNFIDGLAIGASFTVSVFQGISTSVAILCEEFPHELGDFVILLNAGMTIRQALFFNFISACCCYVGLAFGIVAGSHFSANWIFALAGGMFLYIALADMFPEMNEVSREDEQNGSALITFAIQNAGLLTGFTIMVLLTMYSGQIQIG; encoded by the exons ATGGGAGCGCTCCCCGTGCCGGCGGCCGCGCATGCGCCCTGTGCGGCcccgagcggcggcggcgggagcgggagcggag gatCCCTGAGGTGCTGTGGAGCTGGAGAGCCCCCGGGAGCCGGGTCCTGGCAGCCCCCCACG CATCCCAGACACACCATGATCCCCAGCGTGGGCCcccggagctgctgcctgctcctgctgctctgcctcctcccctgcccGCAGGTCTGGGCGGGCAGGGACAGCACCGGAGTCTCCGCAGCCTCCTTCCTGCAGGATCTGCTCCAGCGCTATGGGGAGAGCCAGACTTTGAGCCTGAAGCAGCTCAAGGCGCTGCTGAACCGCCTGGATGTGGGAGTGGGCCACGCCAATGTCTCCCAAACGCCTCAGCAGCGCCTGAACCTCTCCCGG tGCTTCAGTTCCGTGGAGCTTTTCGCCATCCACAACCTGAGCGAGGGCTCCCCTGTGGGGCACAGCGAGTTCAAGGAGTTCTGCCCCAccatcctgcagcagctggagtcgGGGGCGTGCGCCTCCGAAAACCTGGAAAATGAGGAGAACGAGCAGACAGAGGAGAGCAGGCCCAGCTCAGCTGAAG TCTGGGGTTACGGTTTCCTCTGCGTCTCCGTCATCTCCCTGTGCTCGCTGGTGGGAGCCAGTGTGGTGCCCTTCATGAAGAAGACCTTTTACAAGCGGCTGCTCCTCTACTTCATAGCTCTGGCGATTGGAACTCTCTACTCCAACGCCCTCTTCCAGCTCATTCCCGAG gCGTTTGGATTCAACCCTCAGGAAGATTATTACGTTTCCAAATCCGCTGTGGTGTTCGGGGGCTTCTACCTCTTCTTCTTCACGGAGAAGATCCTGAAGATGCTCCTGAAGCAGAAGGACCAG CACCACCATGGGCACAGTCACTATGGCCCCGAGGCTCTGCCCTCCAAGAAGGACCGGGAGGAGGGGGtcacagagaagctgcagaacGGGGACCTGGACCACATGATCCCACACATCACCAGTGACCTGGAGTGCAAGCCCCCCTCTGGGGATGAGAAGGCTGTGGTGGGCTCCCTCTCTGTCCAG GACCTGCAGGCCTCCCAGAGCGCGTGCTACTGGCTGAAGGAGGTGAGGTACTCGGACATTGGGACGCTGGCCTGGATGATCACCCTCAGTGACGGCCTCCACAACTTCATTGACGGCCTGGCCATCGGCGCTTCCTTCACCGTGTCTGTCTTCCAAGGGATCAGCACCTCCGTGGCCATACTCTGCGAGGAGTTCCCACACGAGCTGG GGGACTTTGTGATCCTGCTGAATGCTGGGATGACCATTCGCCAGGCCCTCTTCTTCAATTTcatctctgcctgctgctgttaTGTGGGCCTGGCCTTCGGCATCGTGGCCGGCAGCCACTTCTCTGCCAACTGGATCTTTGCTCTGGCTGGAGGGATGTTCCTGTACATAGCACTGGCTGACATG TTCCCTGAGATGAACGAGGTCAGCCGGGAGGACGAGCAGAACGGCAGCGCCCTGATCACCTTCGCCATCCAGAACGCAGGGCTGCTGACAGGCTTCACCATCATGGTGCTGCTCACCATGTACTCAGGGCAGATCCAGATAGGGTAG
- the SLC39A14 gene encoding metal cation symporter ZIP14 isoform X2 has translation MGALPVPAAAHAPCAAPSGGGGSGSGGSLRCCGAGEPPGAGSWQPPTHPRHTMIPSVGPRSCCLLLLLCLLPCPQVWAGRDSTGVSAASFLQDLLQRYGESQTLSLKQLKALLNRLDVGVGHANVSQTPQQRLNLSRCFSSVELFAIHNLSEGSPVGHSEFKEFCPTILQQLESGACASENLENEENEQTEESRPSSAEAWGFGFLSVSMINVASLLGVLIVPCSQKAFFSRVLLFFIALSIGTLLSNALFQLIPEAFGFNPQEDYYVSKSAVVFGGFYLFFFTEKILKMLLKQKDQHHHGHSHYGPEALPSKKDREEGVTEKLQNGDLDHMIPHITSDLECKPPSGDEKAVVGSLSVQDLQASQSACYWLKEVRYSDIGTLAWMITLSDGLHNFIDGLAIGASFTVSVFQGISTSVAILCEEFPHELGDFVILLNAGMTIRQALFFNFISACCCYVGLAFGIVAGSHFSANWIFALAGGMFLYIALADMFPEMNEVSREDEQNGSALITFAIQNAGLLTGFTIMVLLTMYSGQIQIG, from the exons ATGGGAGCGCTCCCCGTGCCGGCGGCCGCGCATGCGCCCTGTGCGGCcccgagcggcggcggcgggagcgggagcggag gatCCCTGAGGTGCTGTGGAGCTGGAGAGCCCCCGGGAGCCGGGTCCTGGCAGCCCCCCACG CATCCCAGACACACCATGATCCCCAGCGTGGGCCcccggagctgctgcctgctcctgctgctctgcctcctcccctgcccGCAGGTCTGGGCGGGCAGGGACAGCACCGGAGTCTCCGCAGCCTCCTTCCTGCAGGATCTGCTCCAGCGCTATGGGGAGAGCCAGACTTTGAGCCTGAAGCAGCTCAAGGCGCTGCTGAACCGCCTGGATGTGGGAGTGGGCCACGCCAATGTCTCCCAAACGCCTCAGCAGCGCCTGAACCTCTCCCGG tGCTTCAGTTCCGTGGAGCTTTTCGCCATCCACAACCTGAGCGAGGGCTCCCCTGTGGGGCACAGCGAGTTCAAGGAGTTCTGCCCCAccatcctgcagcagctggagtcgGGGGCGTGCGCCTCCGAAAACCTGGAAAATGAGGAGAACGAGCAGACAGAGGAGAGCAGGCCCAGCTCAGCTGAAG CGTGGGGCTTTGGTTTTCTCAGTGTGTCCATGATTAACGTGGCCTCCCTGCTCGGAGTCCTCATCGTTCCGTGTTCCCAGAAGGCCTTTTTCAGCCGGGTGCTCCTGTTTTTCATCGCGCTCTCCATCGGCACGCTGCTCTCTAACGCGCTCTTCCAGCTCATCCCAGAG gCGTTTGGATTCAACCCTCAGGAAGATTATTACGTTTCCAAATCCGCTGTGGTGTTCGGGGGCTTCTACCTCTTCTTCTTCACGGAGAAGATCCTGAAGATGCTCCTGAAGCAGAAGGACCAG CACCACCATGGGCACAGTCACTATGGCCCCGAGGCTCTGCCCTCCAAGAAGGACCGGGAGGAGGGGGtcacagagaagctgcagaacGGGGACCTGGACCACATGATCCCACACATCACCAGTGACCTGGAGTGCAAGCCCCCCTCTGGGGATGAGAAGGCTGTGGTGGGCTCCCTCTCTGTCCAG GACCTGCAGGCCTCCCAGAGCGCGTGCTACTGGCTGAAGGAGGTGAGGTACTCGGACATTGGGACGCTGGCCTGGATGATCACCCTCAGTGACGGCCTCCACAACTTCATTGACGGCCTGGCCATCGGCGCTTCCTTCACCGTGTCTGTCTTCCAAGGGATCAGCACCTCCGTGGCCATACTCTGCGAGGAGTTCCCACACGAGCTGG GGGACTTTGTGATCCTGCTGAATGCTGGGATGACCATTCGCCAGGCCCTCTTCTTCAATTTcatctctgcctgctgctgttaTGTGGGCCTGGCCTTCGGCATCGTGGCCGGCAGCCACTTCTCTGCCAACTGGATCTTTGCTCTGGCTGGAGGGATGTTCCTGTACATAGCACTGGCTGACATG TTCCCTGAGATGAACGAGGTCAGCCGGGAGGACGAGCAGAACGGCAGCGCCCTGATCACCTTCGCCATCCAGAACGCAGGGCTGCTGACAGGCTTCACCATCATGGTGCTGCTCACCATGTACTCAGGGCAGATCCAGATAGGGTAG